The proteins below come from a single Sporanaerobacter acetigenes DSM 13106 genomic window:
- a CDS encoding EF-Tu C-terminal domain-related protein translates to RTVVVTGVEMFRKILDEAQAGDNIGALLRGVQRTEIERGQVLAKPGSITPHTKFEAEVYVLTKEEGGRHTPFFNGYRPQFYFRTTDVTGNIELEEGTEMVMPGDNAKFFIELITPIAMEEGLRFAIREGGRTVGAGVVSKIIK, encoded by the coding sequence CAAGAACAGTAGTAGTAACAGGAGTAGAAATGTTTAGAAAGATTCTAGACGAAGCACAAGCAGGAGACAATATAGGAGCACTACTAAGAGGAGTACAAAGAACAGAAATAGAAAGAGGGCAAGTACTAGCAAAACCAGGTAGTATAACACCACATACAAAATTCGAAGCAGAAGTATATGTATTGACAAAAGAAGAAGGTGGAAGACATACACCATTCTTTAATGGATATAGACCACAATTTTACTTTAGAACAACAGACGTAACAGGGAACATAGAACTAGAAGAAGGAACAGAAATGGTAATGCCAGGAGATAACGCTAAATTCTTCATCGAATTAATCACACCAATAGCAATGGAAGAAGGATTAAGATTTGCTATTCGTGAAGGTGGAAGAACTGTAGGAGCAGGAGTTGTTTCAAAGATCATTAAGTAG